A window of Candidatus Nitrospira allomarina genomic DNA:
GAGAGGGTATTGCTGATGAGTGAAGAAGAGTCGGTGGTAATTACCACTCCTGCATTAGCGAGAGCAAAGATAGGCATGATGGCAAATGTGACCCATGGGTAGAGAACATGTTCGAGTTTTTGAAGGGGAGGTTGGATCAAATCGTTGGCCGTTTCCAGTGCATGGACTGCTTGTGTCTGGTCTTTATTTTCCAATACTGAAACCCCCGGAACTTCAGCCCTTTTAAATTCCTGGCTGAATTTTTCGCTTTTATGGGCAAATTCCTTTTTGGTCATGGCAGATGTGGCTGGAATCGTAAAAGCCGCAAGCACACCGGCAATCGTGGGATGAAGACCAGAAAAAAGAAACGCCAACCAAAGGCCACCAATTCCGAATAGGCCATAAATAAATGGAGAACGGATTTCCAACCGGTTTGCAGTTATCAGGATTACTAAAAATCCCAAGCCGGTCCCAAGACTGATCCATGAAATGTCCGAGGTATAGAAAAAGGCAATAACGAGAACAGCTCCGAGATCGTCAACGATAGCCAAGGTCGTCAAGAAAATTTTAGCCGAAAAGGGAATCTTTGAGCCCAATAGACCCAGCAGGCCAATGGCAAAAGCAATATCGGTGGCCATGGGAATTCCCCAACCTGAGCTATAAGGGGTCTGAATATTAAGCAGAAGATACATCGCAGCGGGAAGAACCATTCCGCCCAAAGCCGCCGCAATGGGAACAAAGGCTTGACGGGGTTGGGATAATTCTCCGACCAATATTTCCCGTTTAATTTCGAGTCCAATGACGAAAAAGAAAATGGCCATCAATCCGTCATTGATCCACAGTAATAGTGGTTTTTCTAGTACATAGGTGCCAAAGCCAATGGTAAAAGGCAGCTTCCAAAATGCCGAAAAATGATCGCTATAGGCTGAATTGGCGAAGACCAGGGCGATTCCGGTGCAAACCAAAAGAACGATACCACCGGAGGCATTCTGTTTGGTGAATTCCTCCAGGGGCGAAAGGAGTTTTTCCACTGGTCGGCTTTTAACGGATTGTTTGGCTTCCTTGACTAAATCCATGGAATCGAAAGTCCTGGAAAGTTGTTGCTCAAAATTGGGATACTTCTGCGGATTTCTTTGACACTCGGCTACCCATCATTCCACTAAACTCGTTGAGAAGTCTTGGCATAATTTGTTTGTTGAGGTCAGACCAATTCGTCTGTGTTGCGGAATTGCCTTCATTCCAGAATCGGGTGAGTCCATGCATGACAAACCCTGGTGAAAACACCCGAATTTTTCAAGTCCCAATTCGCAATATTGTTATGTTACTGCGCAGCAAAATGGAAATCTAAGACAAAATACTAAGTAAGGAGACTGTTTTGTCTCTTGAGGCGGAGCTACTTTCATCTAGTAGGATGAGTGAGGTTAATTCTGTGAGAACACATTGAAATGCTTTTGATGGCAACAATTACGAGAGGAGGCGACTAATGTTGAAGACCGTTCAAATCTTTTTAAGTATTGCAGTGGTAATGGGATTGTTGGCGGGGTGCCAATCTATGACCGGACAGACCACTGGGGATTATGTTGATGATGCCAGTATAACTGCCGCGGTGAAAACCAAACTGGCTAATCAACAACCCTCATCATTATCTCGAGTAGAGGTTGAAACCGTAAAGGGCGTTGTTCATCTTATAGGTGTAGCGAAAACTGAAGGGGACAAAGCGGAAGCGGGCCGTCTGACCAAGCAAGTCAAAGGCGTCAAGCGAGTCGACAATGATCTGACGGTTCAATCTCCTTAGTCTGACCCGTCATAATCAAATCCGTAGATCCACGCCTCAGGGACGGGGTGGAAATTATTATTCTATCAAATTAAAACGGAATGTTCAGTCTAATAAAAGCAAAATTGCTACTGAAATTTCGCATTCAGGGATGTTGCCGGACATTACATATTCCACGATGGGAATGACGAGTAGGACGATATTTGAAAATGGGATCTCAGAAAAAACGACCATGGTGGATCCGTGCCGTTTTCCTCACGTTGGGGATTATGGGTTTCCTCCTACTGCTCTTGGGGATCACGTCATTTTTTATTGATGAACCGTTGCGGGCATACATTGAAACCAATCTCAATAAAAATCTCAAAGGCTATAGGGTTGAATTGGAGACGGTTGATTTTCATCCACTTGGTTTCTCCGTTGACTTTGAAAATTTAACGTTAAGACAAGAAGCGAATCCTGAGCCTCCTCTCCTCATCATCCCATTCTGGAGTGCAAGTATTCAGTGGACACAATTGTTCATGATGGAGATTGTCAGTGATCACCTTATTAAAAATGCTGAAGTCGTATTTCTTTTAGCTCAAGCCGAAAAAGAGGTAAAGGACAAAACAGACGTAGAAGACAAAGGTTGGCAAGAGGCCTTATATGCATTGTACCCTGTCACCATTAACACCTTTCGAATCGAAGATAGTGCCATTTCCTATAGGGAAAAAGCCGACGATCCTCCACTTGAACTGACAAATCTTCAATTGAAAGTGGAAAATATCCAGAATATCCGCTCCCAGGATGGGGAGTACCCCTCAGGCATTCATGTGGAAGGATCAATTCACCAATCCGGATTTGTGAGTATCTCGGGGAAAGCGAATTTCTTAGCCCAACCGTTTCCAGGAGTATCAGTAGACTTCGATGTGAATAATGTTCAACTTAAACCGTTTATCCCTTTATCCTCCCTACTCAATATGGAAATTCATTCCGGAACGCTGAACGGGCGGGGACATGTCGAATATGCCCCTTGGACAAATATGGTTCAAATTGCCATGTTGGAAATAGAAAATCCACATATTAACTATGTGGAGAAACATTCTCAAAAGAAAGCACAAAAAGCCTCACAGGATGCCAAATCACAAGACGGGGGTGATTCAAAGAAATCCCAAGATCCGTTCAAGGTGGCGATTGAATCCGCATCGGTGAAAAATGGCGAATTTGGATATAAGAACCAGACCACGGATCCCCCGTATAGGATATTTTTTAACCAGGTGGATCTCCTGATGACCGGGGTGGGCGTCCCAAAGATCACACAGAAAGGGGAATTGAAGCTCTCTGGAAAATTTATGGGAAAGGGGAAGACATCAGTTAATGGAGGATTCCGGCCGGAAGTAAAACATCCTGATTTTGATGTAAAGATGAAAATTGAAAAAACAGAAATGACAACCTTAAACGATGTCTTTAAAGCCTACGGTGGACTTGATGTAAAAAGCGGAAAATTTTCTATGATTTCCGAACTGCATACTGATGATGGCCGTGTCCAGGGGTACATTAAGCCATTTTTCGACCAACCGGTAATTTACGATTTTTCACAGGACAAAACCGACAATATCTTTCAACAGTTATATGAGAGTGTTGTGGGTGGAGTCGCTTCCCTTCTGGAAAATACTCCTAGGGATGAGGTGGCGACGAAAACCGATATAACCGGGGATATGGAAAATATTCATATTGGGACATGGCAACTGATTTGGAACCTTTTCAAAAATGCGTTTGTCGATGCCATGACACCTGCCTTCGAAAATTTAAAAAAACTGGAAAAAACCAATTAGGAATGTAAAAACAATCAAATAGAGAAAACCAGCCTGGGGTATAAGTGTGGCGATGTCTGATTCCTCATTGGGGCAGTTCAGTGGGCATGGTTCCTCAAATTTTCTTAAACACAAGGAGGGGAAAATGAAGATCAATCATTATGTGTGGGGAGTGTTTTTGATCGCGTTGTTGGCGATAACCGGGTGTAATACTATGGAGGGTGCCGGCGAGGATGTACAAAAAGCCGGTAAAACAATTGAAAAGGCAGCCGATTAAAATCGGTTCCTAAAATGAAAGGCGGGATTT
This region includes:
- a CDS encoding BON domain-containing protein; the protein is MLKTVQIFLSIAVVMGLLAGCQSMTGQTTGDYVDDASITAAVKTKLANQQPSSLSRVEVETVKGVVHLIGVAKTEGDKAEAGRLTKQVKGVKRVDNDLTVQSP
- a CDS encoding entericidin A/B family lipoprotein, which translates into the protein MKINHYVWGVFLIALLAITGCNTMEGAGEDVQKAGKTIEKAAD
- a CDS encoding DUF748 domain-containing protein — protein: MGSQKKRPWWIRAVFLTLGIMGFLLLLLGITSFFIDEPLRAYIETNLNKNLKGYRVELETVDFHPLGFSVDFENLTLRQEANPEPPLLIIPFWSASIQWTQLFMMEIVSDHLIKNAEVVFLLAQAEKEVKDKTDVEDKGWQEALYALYPVTINTFRIEDSAISYREKADDPPLELTNLQLKVENIQNIRSQDGEYPSGIHVEGSIHQSGFVSISGKANFLAQPFPGVSVDFDVNNVQLKPFIPLSSLLNMEIHSGTLNGRGHVEYAPWTNMVQIAMLEIENPHINYVEKHSQKKAQKASQDAKSQDGGDSKKSQDPFKVAIESASVKNGEFGYKNQTTDPPYRIFFNQVDLLMTGVGVPKITQKGELKLSGKFMGKGKTSVNGGFRPEVKHPDFDVKMKIEKTEMTTLNDVFKAYGGLDVKSGKFSMISELHTDDGRVQGYIKPFFDQPVIYDFSQDKTDNIFQQLYESVVGGVASLLENTPRDEVATKTDITGDMENIHIGTWQLIWNLFKNAFVDAMTPAFENLKKLEKTN
- the nhaA gene encoding Na+/H+ antiporter NhaA yields the protein MDLVKEAKQSVKSRPVEKLLSPLEEFTKQNASGGIVLLVCTGIALVFANSAYSDHFSAFWKLPFTIGFGTYVLEKPLLLWINDGLMAIFFFVIGLEIKREILVGELSQPRQAFVPIAAALGGMVLPAAMYLLLNIQTPYSSGWGIPMATDIAFAIGLLGLLGSKIPFSAKIFLTTLAIVDDLGAVLVIAFFYTSDISWISLGTGLGFLVILITANRLEIRSPFIYGLFGIGGLWLAFLFSGLHPTIAGVLAAFTIPATSAMTKKEFAHKSEKFSQEFKRAEVPGVSVLENKDQTQAVHALETANDLIQPPLQKLEHVLYPWVTFAIMPIFALANAGVVITTDSSSLISNTLSLGIGLGLLLGKPLGICLGAWLVVRFGNSDLPSHLHWPQIIGLGFMGGIGFTMAIFIATLAFREPSDLQTAKLAILIASCLSACIGLLLLSKSTKTPNGNRTS